From one Triticum aestivum cultivar Chinese Spring chromosome 4B, IWGSC CS RefSeq v2.1, whole genome shotgun sequence genomic stretch:
- the LOC123094171 gene encoding receptor-like protein EIX1 produces the protein MLAELEHLARGAAAILCLLVFHVALSDFRAQARMSGGTQTCISMERDALLSFKAGLLDPVGRLSSWQGEECCQWEGVRCNSRTGHVIKLDLRNTYMPDYDAVMNGYARLNRLNSQSLFIDEMSSSLAVLQQLRYLDLSGNDFNGTTIPLFVGSLENLRYLNLSWSGFGGRIPSQLGNLSNLEYLDISGNYYQQVDIGDNYLYRLHTVDLAWLKHLPLLRNLDMSDVDLSHVQDWVYLLNMHSSLIVLRLVDCGLTSTMSATSKSNLTHLEVLDLSCNSFNTTLEHYWFWDLTGLKKLHLGVCDWHGRIPKELGNMTSLQVIDLGFNYLVGLIPSNLQNSCNLKVLIFEYNNINASIEEFMDRLPRCSWSTIQEFSVGYASMSGKLPIWIGNMTSLTVLSAGQNMITGTVPIGVGALGNLTVLKLGGNKLEGMLAKEHFSGLQNLESLDLSGNSLKMHIDPNWVPPFRLKSINLESCTVGPRFPEWLRWQTNIDILYLGNTSLDDVIPDWFWMTFSRALFLDASGNMLRGSLPLNLQHMSTKSLSLGSNNLTGLIPRLLPVNISKLHLSSNSFSGSLPLGLKAPLLEELSLANNQIIGIIP, from the coding sequence ATGCTTGCTGAGCTTGAGCATCTCGCCCGTGGCGCTGCGGCCATACTTTGCCTACTGGTCTTCCATGTTGCATTGTCTGATTTCCGTGCTCAAGCAAGGATGTCAGGTGGGACGCAAACTTGCATCAGCATGGAGCGGGATGCGCTTCTATCCTTCAAGGCAGGCCTTCTGGACCCTGTTGGTCGTCTCTCATCATGGCAGGGCGAAGAATGCTGTCAGTGGGAGGGAGTCCGGTGCAACAGCAGAACAGGTCATGTCATAAAGCTCGATCTCCGCAACACCTACATGCCTGACTATGATGCCGTCATGAATGGCTACGCCAGGCTCAACAGGCTCAACAGCCAAAGCTTGTTCATAGATGAGATGAGCTCCTCTTTAGCTGTTTTGCAACAATTGAGGTATCTTGATCTGAGTGGGAATGACTTCAATGGCACTACCATACCTTTGTTCGTGGGCTCTCTGGAGAACTTAAGGTACCTCAATCTCTCGTGGTCAGGTTTTGGTGGGAGAATACCTTCCCAACTCGGTAATCTCTCAAACTTGGAATATCTTGATATTAGTGGGAATTACTATCAGCAGGTTGATATCGGTGACAATTATTTATATCGTCTACACACCGTCGATCTAGCATGGTTGAAGCATCTCCCATTGCTGCGTAATCTTGACATGAGTGATGTGGACCTCAGTCATGTGCAGGATTGGGTTTACCTGCTTAACATGCATTCTTCTCTGATAGTGCTTCGCTTGGTAGATTGTGGGCTTACCAGCACAATGTCAGCTACTTCAAAATCAAACCTCACACATCTTGAAGTCCTTGATCTGTCATGCAACTCGTTTAACACAACACTAGAGCACTACTGGTTTTGGGATCTCACCGGCCTTAAAAAGCTTCACCTAGGTGTCTGTGACTGGCATGGACGTATTCCTAAAGAACTGGGAAACATGACGTCCCTTCAAGTCATAGATTTAGGTTTCAATTATCTTGTGGGTTTGATACCGAGCAACTTACAAAATTCTTGCAATTTGAAAGTGTTGATTTTTGAGTATAACAACATCAACGCAAGCATAGAGGAGTTCATGGATCGGTTGCCAAGGTGCTCATGGAGTACAATACAAGAGTTCTCAGTGGGCTATGCAAGCATGAGCGGAAAACTACCAATTTGGATTGGGAACATGACTAGTCTCACTGTTCTTTCAGCTGGTCAAAACATGATAACTGGTACTGTGCCGATCGGAGTAGGGGCACTTGGTAACTTGACAGTGTTAAAACTCGGTGGAAATAAACTCGAGGGCATGCTCGCAAAGGAGCATTTTTCAGGCTTACAGAATTTAGAGTCTCTGGACTTGTCGGGCAACTCGTTGAAAATGCATATTGATCCAAATTGGGTTCCTCCCTTTAGACTAAAGAGCATAAACTTAGAGTCGTGCACAGTGGGGCCCCGTTTTCCAGAGTGGCTTAGATGGCAGACCAACATTGATATTCTTTATCTCGGAAATACAAGTTTGGATGATGTTATTCCTGATTGGTTTTGGATGACGTTTTCCAGAGCTTTGTTCTTGGATGCATCAGGAAACATGTTGCGCGGTTCATTACCGTTAAATCTACAACACATGTCAACTAAATCTCTGTCTCTTGGGTCCAATAACCTGACAGGTCTAATACCACGACTCCTCCCTGTAAATATATCAAAATTGCATCTGTCTTCAAACTCTTTCTCAGGGTCATTGCCATTAGGGCTAAAAGCTCCATTACTTGAGGAGTTATCGCTAGCAAATAATCAAATTATAGGTATCATTCCATGA